Proteins found in one Cyanobacteria bacterium GSL.Bin1 genomic segment:
- the sodX gene encoding nickel-type superoxide dismutase maturation protease produces MLADITLKEFLLWLLRKRKRFRVVGNSMLPLLKPGEEVLIDPAINQTQQPQIGDLVVAQHPREDNLQLIKRVRFISEEGHFFLLGDNLEESTDSRNFGSVGLEQIVGRVTCRFG; encoded by the coding sequence ATGCTAGCAGACATTACCCTAAAAGAATTTCTGTTGTGGTTACTGAGAAAACGCAAACGGTTTCGTGTCGTTGGCAACTCAATGTTGCCGTTGCTGAAACCAGGAGAAGAAGTGTTAATTGACCCGGCAATCAATCAAACTCAACAACCGCAAATTGGGGATCTGGTAGTTGCTCAACACCCGAGGGAAGACAATCTGCAACTGATCAAGCGGGTGCGTTTTATTTCCGAAGAAGGACATTTTTTCCTGCTCGGAGATAATCTGGAAGAAAGCACTGATAGCAGAAATTTTGGCAGTGTTGGGTTAGAACAAATTGTGGGGCGTGTGACCTGTCGCTTTGGTTAA